A window from Primulina eburnea isolate SZY01 chromosome 2, ASM2296580v1, whole genome shotgun sequence encodes these proteins:
- the LOC140823118 gene encoding U-box domain-containing protein 9-like — protein sequence MAKNGVSEGDSNMAAKAMELKRELQKMVKAIVDADDVDLETTDRALQMLRDLKELKLKKSMSLKLRSGYNDQETVYGTAPEEFRCPLSKEIMRDPVIVANGQTYDRPFIQKWLNSGNRTCPRTQQVLTHTILTPNQLIREMIQQWCKNHGITLSESLQSEEGLMGADRDHFLSLLGKMSSTLQNQKEAAKELRQLTKRIPSFRALFGESVNAIPQLLSPLSQSKCFSEVHPDLQEDVITTLLNLSIHDNNKKLVAETPKVIPLLMDALRSGTIETRSNAAAALFTLSAVDSNKSFIGKSGALKPLVDLLDEGHPLAMKDVASAIFNICIIHDNKARAVGDGAVKVILKKITSRIHVDELLSILAMLSTNQKAVEEMGELGGVSCLLSLMRETSCDRNKENCVAILYTICFSDRSKWSEMREEEKTYGTLSQLAKNGTSRAKRKASGILERLDRAVNLTHTA from the exons ATGGCGAAGAATGGGGTGTCCGAAGGGGATTCGAATATGGCGGCGAAGGCGATGGAATTGAAAAGAGAGCTTCAGAAAATGGTGAAGGCTATTGTTGACGCGGATGATGTCGATTTGGAGACGACGGATAGAGCTCTGCAAATGCTGCGTGATTTGAAGGAATTGAAGTTGAAGAAATCCATGTCCTTGAAACTTCGCAGTGGCTATAATGATCAAGAGACGGTTTATGGGACGGCGCCGGAGGAGTTTAGATGCCCGCTCTCGAAGGAGATCATGAGGGATCCTGTGATTGTTGCCAATGGGCAG ACTTATGATAGGCCTTTCATTCAGAAATGGTTAAATTCCGGGAACAGGACGTGCCCTAGAACACAACAAGTACTCACACACACTATCCTCACACCTAATCAGTTGATACGGGAAATGATACAACAATGGTGCAAGAATCATGGGATCACATTATCTGAATCTCTTCAAAGTGAAGAAGGCTTGATGGGGGCGGATAGGGACCATTTTCTTTCTTTGCTTGGTAAAATGTCTTCTACTTTACAGAATCAAAAGGAAGCAGCAAAAGAATTGCGCCAATTGACAAAAAGGATCCCTTCATTTCGAGCGCTTTTCGGTGAATCCGTCAATGCCATACCACAGTTGCTCTCTCCACTCTCTCAGAGCAAGTGTTTCAGTGAGGTTCATCCCGACCTCCAAGAAGATGTAATAACTACGCTTTTAAATCTCTCTATTCACGACAATAACAAGAAGCTTGTTGCTGAGACACCAAAGGTCATTCCTCTTCTTATGGATGCATTACGATCGGGAACAATAGAAACGAGAAGCAATGCAGCGGCAGCCCTTTTCACTTTATCTGCTGTAGACTCGAACAAATCATTTATTGGTAAATCAGGAGCTTTAAAACCCTTAGTCGACCTATTGGATGAAGGGCATCCTCTAGCCATGAAAGACGTTGCATCTGCAATTTTCAATATATGCATCATTCACGATAATAAGGCTAGAGCAGTTGGAGATGGTGCCGTGAAAGTGATTCTTAAAAAGATCACCAGTAGAATTCATGTTGATGAGTTACTTTCCATTCTTGCTATGCTTTCGACCAACCAAAAAGCTGTGGAGGAAATGGGAGAGCTTGGTGGGGTTTCCTGCTTGCTTAGTTTAATGAGGGAGACATCTTGCGATCGAAACAAAGAGAATTGTGTTGCCATCTTGTATACTATCTGCTTTTCAGATAGATCTAAGTGGAGCGAGATGAGGGAAGAAGAAAAAACGTATGGTACACTATCTCAGCTCGCAAAAAATGGCACATCCAGAGCCAAGCGGAAAGCGTCCGGCATTCTTGAGAGACTGGATCGGGCCGTTAATCTCACCCACACTGCGTGA